Genomic segment of Corynebacterium appendicis CIP 107643:
GTTCGCCCCAGAAGATCTCGCCGGTGTCGCAGGTGACAGGGGCGCCGTCGATACGCGTGCTCTTGCCGTTCGATTCCATGGTGAGCTGCTGCAGGTACGCCGGGAAACGGGAGAGATCCTCGGAGTAGGGGAGCACGGCGTGGGTCTGCGCGCCGTAGAAATTGCGGTACCAGATATTCAGCAGGCCCATGAGAGCCGGCACATTCTGCTCGAGCGGTGTAGAGCGGAAGTGCTCGTCCACCGCGTGGAAGCCCTCGAGGAAACGCATGAAGTCTTGTGGCCCGATGACCGCCATGAGCGACAGGCCGATCGCCGAATCGACCGAGTAACGGCCGCCGACCCAATCCCAGAACGGGAACATGTTGTCGGTGTCGATGCCGAATTCCGCGACCTTCTCCGCATTCGTCGACACCGCCACGAAGTGCTTCGCAATGGCCGACTCATCCCCATCAAACTGCTCCAGCAGCCAGCGCTTCGCCGCATGCGCGTTGGACAGCGTCTCCTGGGTGGTGAAGGTCTTCGACGCGACGATGAACAGCGTCTCGCCCGGGTCGGCGCTATCGAGCACGCTGGTCATGTCAGCGGGGTCAACATTGGAGACGAACTCCGCGGTGATCCCCGCTGTTGCGTACGTGCGCAGCGCCTTCGCCGCCATTGCCGGGCCCAAGTCGGAGCCGCCGATGCCGATATTGACGACCTTCTTGATGGTGTGGCCGGTGTGGCCGAGCCACTCGCCAGAGCGCAGCTTGGACGCGAAATCGCGCATCCGGCCCAAGACCTCGTGCACGTCGGCGGCCACGTCCTGTCCGTCGACCTCGAGGTCATCCTCCGCCGGGATGCGCAGGCCGGTGTGGAGCACCGCGCGGTCCTCCGTGGAATTGATGTGCGCGCCGGTGAACATCTTCTCGGTCGCGCCCTTCAGGTCCGCCTCCTCAGCGAGAGCCACTAGAGCCTGGAGAATGTCCTCGTCGACCAGGTTCTTCGACAGATCCACGTGCAGTCCCGCCGCGTCGAACGTGAACCTCTCTGCTCGGTCGCTGTCGCGGTCGAACATGTCGCGCAAGGTCGTCTTGTTCTTCTCCGCGTGGAGCTTCAGCAGGTTGCTCCAGGCAGTTGTGGAGGTGATGTCGGTCATTGCCACTCCTAATGGTCGTCGAGGAATCCGCAGTGAATATCTCCCAGACTAATGAAATTCGCGTCCGCGTTTTGGCCATAATGGGTAAGCATGAGCATCGTTAAGATTAACGCAATCACCGTCCCCGAAGGCGCCGGCGAACAGCTCGAGCAGCGCTTCCAAGCACGCAAGCACGCCATCGATACCCAGCCCGGTTTCGAGGGCTTTCAGCTCCTTCGACCGGTGAAGGGAGAGGACCGCTACTTCGTGGTCACACGCTGGGCCGACGAGGAGTCCTACAAGGACTGGTGGGCCGGCGAAGGCAAGTCCGCCCACGGCCACAAAGAGGGTGAAGAGTCCCGCAAGCCGGTCGCATCCGGCGCCGAGCTCCTCGAATTCGAGGTCGTGCTTGACTCCCTCGAGCAGGACTAGGAGTTCGCTCCTAACCCAGCTTGCCCCGGCCGAGCCGCAGCAGAATTGCGGCGAGGTTGGGGCCTTCCTCTCCGAGCTCGTCGCGGAACTGGTTGATGATGGCCACCTCGCGGGTGTGGACCAGGCGCGTACCACCGGAACCCATGCGGGTCTTGCCAATGGCGGAGGAGATTTCGGAGCGGCGCTTCACGGCGTCGAGGATGACGCGGTCGAGGCCGTCGATTTCTTCACGGTAGGCCTGGATTTCCTCGTTGGACAACGGGTCGTCGGTGCCGGACGGGTGCCTGATATCGCTGTTATCCACGCTCATAACCTCTGATTCTGCCACGAATTGCACAGAGTGTTCGAGAGGACGCGGACGGATGGTTCACCCCGCCAAGTACGGTAGTAGCCATCATGGGAACAGATTTGATTTTGGGGTTGAATCCGCAGCAGAAAGCGGCAGTCGAGCACACCGGTAGTCCGCTGCTGATTGTGGCGGGCGCAGGATCGGGCAAGACGGCTGTGCTGACGCGCAGGATCGCGTACCTGCTGCAGGAGCGCGGGGTGGCGCCGTGGGAGATTCTGGCGATCACGTTCACGAATAAGGCTGCGGCGGAGATGAAGGAGCGCGTCAGCCAGCTCATCGGCCCGCAGGCGGAGCGCATGTGGGTGGCCACGTTCCACTCGGTGTGCGTGCGCATTCTCCGACAGCAAGCGCAATTGGTGCAGGGGCTGAACACCAACTTCACCATCTACGACGGGGACGATTCGCGGCGGTTGTTGAGCATGATCGCGAAGGAAGCGAATCTGGACCTGAAAAAGTTCTCGCCCCGGGCGCTGGCGAACGCGATTTCGAATTTGAAGAACGAGCTGATCGGGCCGGAGCGCGCGCAGGTGAACGCGGAGAAGACGAAGAACCCGTTCGAGACGACGGTGGCGAAGGTCTATGCCGAGTACCAGCGGCGGCTCCGGGAAGCCAATGCGGTGGATTTCGACGACCTGATCGGTGAGGTGGTCGGCTTGTTCCAGCGCCACCCGCAGGTGGTGGAGTATTATCGCCGCCGGTTCCGCCACGTGCTGGTGGACGAGTACCAGGACACGAACCATGCGCAGTACGAGTTGATCCATACGCTCGTCGGCAATGGCCCGGATGCGCCGGAGCTGGCGGTGGTGGGCGATTCGGACCAGTCCATTTACGCCTTCCGCGGCGCAACGATCCGGAATATCGAGGAATTCGAGCGCGATTACCCGGATGCGACGACGATCATGCTGGAGCAGAACTACCGCTCCACGCAGAATATTCTCGCTGCTGCCAACGCCGTGATCGCGCAGAACGCCGGCCGCCGCCCGAAGAAGTTGTGGACCGACTTGGGTCAGGGCGAGAAGATCGTCGGCTACGTCGCCGACAACGAGCACGATGAGGCCCGCTTCGTGGCCAACGAGGTGGACGCACTCGCGGACCGGGGCACGAAT
This window contains:
- the pgi gene encoding glucose-6-phosphate isomerase; the protein is MTDITSTTAWSNLLKLHAEKNKTTLRDMFDRDSDRAERFTFDAAGLHVDLSKNLVDEDILQALVALAEEADLKGATEKMFTGAHINSTEDRAVLHTGLRIPAEDDLEVDGQDVAADVHEVLGRMRDFASKLRSGEWLGHTGHTIKKVVNIGIGGSDLGPAMAAKALRTYATAGITAEFVSNVDPADMTSVLDSADPGETLFIVASKTFTTQETLSNAHAAKRWLLEQFDGDESAIAKHFVAVSTNAEKVAEFGIDTDNMFPFWDWVGGRYSVDSAIGLSLMAVIGPQDFMRFLEGFHAVDEHFRSTPLEQNVPALMGLLNIWYRNFYGAQTHAVLPYSEDLSRFPAYLQQLTMESNGKSTRIDGAPVTCDTGEIFWGEPGTNGQHAFYQLIHQGTTMVPADFIGFANPKQDLPTASGEGSMHDLLMGNFFAQTKVLAFGKTQEEVEAGGVDKHLAPHKVMPGNGPTTTILAEELTPHVLGALIALYEHIVFTQGVIWGINSFDQWGVELGKAQANELAGAVSGAEEPDTGDSSTDALIGWYRSKK
- a CDS encoding antibiotic biosynthesis monooxygenase family protein, which codes for MSIVKINAITVPEGAGEQLEQRFQARKHAIDTQPGFEGFQLLRPVKGEDRYFVVTRWADEESYKDWWAGEGKSAHGHKEGEESRKPVASGAELLEFEVVLDSLEQD
- a CDS encoding chorismate mutase, producing MSVDNSDIRHPSGTDDPLSNEEIQAYREEIDGLDRVILDAVKRRSEISSAIGKTRMGSGGTRLVHTREVAIINQFRDELGEEGPNLAAILLRLGRGKLG